Proteins encoded together in one Terriglobia bacterium window:
- a CDS encoding 6-bladed beta-propeller, which translates to MVQLLLSGARKASLLTVLRVASIAFLLLCPAWASKHAREKVSAPAPPELLLEGGRKLTYERSFSSEREVRSKRSFWTKVVDIVAGEPEFHSFVRPYDIAMDSRGRLIVTDPGAFGVHIFDFAQQKYKFLQRKDKGKDPLRGPQCIAVDAQDNIYVTDSESGKIFVFDANGKFKHALGSLKGGEGFFKRPTGIAVDSAVQRIYVTDTLRNKVFVLDMQGSVLQTIGQNGADVGQFNFPTELLLHGQNLAVVDAMNFRVQILDRSGSFQYAIGKISDGAGGTFRPKGIGFDSEGHLYVVDGLLSMVQVFNREGQLLYYFGQNGTGAGEFRLPTGLLVDRDDRVYVVDSYNRRVQVFRYFGLAKQAGGGNQ; encoded by the coding sequence GTGGTTCAACTTCTTTTGAGCGGGGCGCGGAAGGCAAGTCTGCTCACGGTGTTGAGAGTGGCGTCTATTGCCTTTCTCCTGCTGTGTCCGGCCTGGGCATCGAAGCACGCCAGGGAGAAGGTCAGCGCTCCGGCTCCTCCGGAGCTGTTGCTGGAAGGAGGCCGCAAACTTACCTACGAACGCAGCTTCAGTTCCGAACGCGAGGTGCGCAGCAAGCGCAGCTTCTGGACCAAAGTCGTGGACATCGTCGCCGGCGAGCCTGAGTTTCACTCTTTCGTGCGTCCGTACGACATCGCAATGGACTCGCGCGGCCGACTCATCGTGACTGACCCGGGCGCTTTCGGCGTGCACATCTTTGATTTTGCACAGCAGAAGTATAAGTTCCTGCAACGCAAAGATAAGGGCAAGGATCCGTTGCGCGGGCCACAATGCATCGCCGTTGATGCCCAAGACAATATCTATGTGACTGATTCGGAGTCAGGAAAGATCTTCGTCTTCGATGCGAATGGGAAATTCAAGCACGCGCTCGGCAGTTTGAAAGGCGGAGAAGGCTTTTTCAAACGGCCGACCGGGATAGCCGTGGATTCAGCCGTACAGCGGATCTATGTTACCGATACGCTGCGCAACAAGGTATTCGTGCTCGACATGCAGGGCAGCGTGCTACAGACCATCGGGCAGAATGGCGCTGATGTTGGTCAATTTAATTTTCCTACCGAACTGCTGCTGCACGGGCAGAACCTGGCCGTCGTAGATGCCATGAACTTCCGCGTGCAGATCCTGGACCGCTCCGGGAGCTTCCAGTACGCCATCGGCAAGATAAGCGACGGCGCCGGAGGGACCTTCCGACCCAAGGGGATCGGGTTCGATTCTGAGGGCCATCTTTACGTTGTGGATGGGTTATTGAGCATGGTGCAGGTGTTTAACCGCGAAGGCCAACTTTTGTACTACTTCGGCCAGAACGGTACAGGCGCCGGCGAATTCCGCTTGCCCACCGGGTTACTGGTCGACCGAGATGATCGTGTCTATGTGGTGGATTCTTATAACCGTCGGGTTCAGGTTTTTCGCTACTTTGGACTAGCAAAGCAGGCTGGAGGGGGAAACCAGTGA
- a CDS encoding peptidyl-prolyl cis-trans isomerase, with protein MKHEFSITVLLLVALGTASAQVASHAPTLVTKQPSPANQATGKPVARVNGAVLTDQDLLREMLAIFPYARQHNGFPKSQEAEIRKGALEMIIFEELVYQEAVRRKMTVPLARINRAEVDFREQFSSQTEFDSYLQREMRGSRQLLRERIRRSLLIESLLTTEVEHKSAVSAAELKAYYDKNPALFEHDESFSIQTISILPPPTASVEQLQKARKRADDALRQAKASKTYEEFGLLAEKLSEDDYRVNMGDHHAVDRTQLPPAVVQAALAMQPGQISDLIPIDQAYTIIRLNAHNAASKTEFAQVKDSLRKDLRKNKTNQLRANLDKKLRTSARVELF; from the coding sequence ATGAAGCACGAGTTTTCCATCACTGTTCTGCTGCTGGTGGCGCTTGGCACTGCCTCCGCCCAAGTTGCCTCCCACGCGCCAACATTGGTTACGAAGCAGCCCAGCCCAGCGAACCAGGCAACGGGCAAGCCGGTCGCCCGAGTGAACGGCGCCGTGCTGACCGACCAGGATCTGCTGCGCGAGATGTTGGCGATCTTTCCCTACGCCCGGCAGCACAACGGGTTCCCCAAGTCCCAGGAGGCTGAGATCCGTAAGGGCGCGCTGGAGATGATCATCTTCGAGGAACTGGTATACCAGGAAGCGGTGCGCCGAAAGATGACCGTGCCGCTCGCGCGCATCAATCGCGCCGAAGTGGATTTCCGCGAGCAGTTTTCCAGTCAGACGGAGTTTGACAGCTATCTGCAGAGGGAGATGAGGGGTTCCCGGCAGTTGCTGCGCGAGAGGATCCGACGCTCACTATTGATCGAGTCCCTGCTGACAACCGAGGTGGAGCACAAATCGGCGGTTTCGGCGGCCGAACTCAAGGCCTACTACGACAAAAACCCGGCGCTTTTCGAGCACGATGAGTCATTCAGCATCCAGACGATTTCGATCCTGCCGCCACCGACGGCGAGTGTGGAACAGTTGCAGAAAGCGCGCAAGCGTGCGGACGATGCGCTGCGCCAGGCAAAGGCGTCCAAGACCTACGAGGAGTTTGGCCTGTTGGCTGAAAAGCTGTCCGAGGATGATTACCGCGTGAACATGGGCGACCACCACGCCGTGGACCGCACACAACTGCCGCCGGCGGTGGTGCAGGCCGCACTGGCCATGCAGCCCGGCCAGATCAGCGATCTGATCCCAATCGATCAGGCCTACACCATCATCCGGCTGAATGCTCACAATGCGGCCAGCAAGACGGAGTTTGCCCAGGTGAAAGACTCGCTGCGGAAGGACCTGCGGAAGAACAAGACCAACCAGCTCCGCGCCAACCTGGATAAGAAGTTACGAACAAGTGCAAGAGTGGAACTGTTCTGA
- a CDS encoding 6-bladed beta-propeller yields MSEVRSSSIRGGEGVIALVVLLAVGMALPFSLYGAEKKKKKGAEPPKPPVLEMLDYSKIVWPQPPAIARVKYTTYFAGEKIELSPTKKKQSWMDRVAGTQPASENPKLRFQLFEPYGMAVDSKARLYVADVRVGAIFIFNTDTRDVALIKNGMHAHFGRITDLAMDDSDRLFVSDTELRHVLVFNPKHEVEATISEGLGRPGGLAIDTENRLLYVSDIGLDQVLVFDADSLRLLRKIGTTGHNHELTTPGDFAMPGGVAVDQEGNLYVADTMNNRVEIFDADGNFISTFGKNGDGPGYFARPKGVAVDGDGHIWVADGMQDRVQVFDHEGRLLTYLGGHGNLPGQFAALVGITIDKQNRVFTSEIYPGRVQQFRYVTDAEAEAERARRQAELDKKSARSEKPADTAAQKESASAVEKSSAAK; encoded by the coding sequence ATGTCTGAAGTTCGTTCAAGTTCGATTCGCGGTGGCGAGGGAGTGATAGCGCTGGTGGTTCTGCTGGCCGTGGGAATGGCTTTGCCGTTCTCCCTTTATGGCGCCGAAAAGAAAAAGAAGAAGGGAGCTGAACCGCCCAAACCTCCAGTCCTTGAGATGTTGGACTATTCCAAGATCGTCTGGCCTCAGCCGCCCGCCATCGCGCGAGTCAAGTACACGACCTACTTTGCAGGGGAGAAGATCGAACTCTCCCCGACGAAAAAGAAGCAAAGCTGGATGGACCGCGTGGCGGGGACCCAGCCGGCGAGCGAAAACCCCAAGCTTCGCTTTCAGCTATTCGAGCCGTATGGCATGGCGGTGGATTCCAAGGCCCGACTCTACGTAGCGGACGTACGAGTGGGCGCGATCTTCATTTTCAACACGGATACCAGGGATGTTGCGCTCATCAAGAATGGCATGCACGCGCATTTCGGCCGGATCACTGACTTGGCGATGGACGACAGCGACCGCCTGTTTGTCTCCGATACCGAGTTGCGCCATGTTCTGGTGTTCAACCCCAAGCATGAAGTGGAAGCCACCATCAGCGAGGGACTGGGGCGTCCAGGTGGACTGGCGATTGACACCGAGAACCGGCTTCTCTACGTCAGCGACATCGGACTGGACCAGGTGCTGGTTTTTGACGCCGACAGTCTCAGGCTGCTGCGCAAGATCGGGACGACCGGACACAATCACGAGCTCACCACGCCGGGTGACTTCGCGATGCCGGGGGGCGTAGCGGTGGATCAGGAAGGCAACCTCTATGTCGCGGACACGATGAACAACCGGGTGGAGATCTTCGACGCCGACGGTAATTTCATCAGCACCTTCGGTAAGAACGGCGACGGGCCGGGATACTTCGCGCGGCCCAAGGGTGTCGCCGTGGACGGCGATGGGCACATCTGGGTGGCCGACGGAATGCAAGATCGTGTGCAGGTGTTCGATCACGAGGGGCGGTTGCTGACCTACCTCGGCGGTCACGGGAATCTTCCCGGCCAGTTCGCGGCTTTGGTCGGGATCACCATTGACAAACAGAATCGTGTGTTTACTTCAGAGATCTATCCGGGCCGGGTGCAGCAATTTCGCTACGTGACCGATGCCGAGGCGGAGGCGGAGAGGGCACGCCGGCAGGCGGAGCTGGACAAGAAGTCGGCAAGGTCGGAGAAGCCGGCAGACACAGCGGCACAGAAGGAGAGTGCGTCCGCCGTCGAAAAAAGTTCCGCGGCAAAGTAG
- a CDS encoding cytochrome c biogenesis protein ResB: MVPDLLAWKRRFWQLMGSVRTGIVLLILIGIATFAGTIIMQRPINDANKLHQAYSPQILRWLDALGLTDVFHSWWFAVLLALLSANIVVASLDRWPQVWKYFARPYRRAEPHFLASLSMQHEIRIRDEASGIEAAEAAFRSVGLRPQRIIKDTVSLYAEKFRFARLAPFVVHASLLLIFAGVMIDGLWGYRGYISLVPGETGRQIEMRDGTRKTLPFSLRCDGTGQENYPDGSPQRWWSKLAVIEDGHQTQAKEIAVNDPLVHRGIRFFQSGYGPTGELQAVKVTATAKAGGARQTLELAPDKTVSLDPATTVRLAQFVPDFEIAGNQIQTRSQQPNNPALQLVVTTAKGDVSAWLFPKMPEFAHGNDSPYDFAVAGMEPQHYTGLEVSYEPGQWGVWAGVILMGFALALVFYFVHIRFWAVPVDDGRGRLVLWVGASASKNRDEVEQRFNHLVLLIENNLEAAAAAARETHRASELVAH; the protein is encoded by the coding sequence ATGGTTCCAGACCTCCTCGCTTGGAAACGCCGGTTTTGGCAGTTGATGGGCTCCGTCCGCACCGGCATCGTCCTGCTGATTCTTATCGGGATTGCCACCTTTGCGGGCACCATCATCATGCAGCGCCCGATCAACGACGCCAATAAGCTTCACCAGGCGTACTCGCCCCAGATCCTGCGCTGGCTCGATGCCCTCGGCCTGACCGACGTCTTCCACAGCTGGTGGTTCGCCGTTCTGCTTGCCCTGCTCAGTGCCAACATCGTGGTCGCTTCGCTGGATCGTTGGCCCCAGGTCTGGAAATATTTCGCTCGCCCCTATCGCCGCGCCGAGCCTCACTTCCTCGCCTCGCTCAGCATGCAGCACGAGATCCGCATTCGCGACGAGGCCAGCGGCATCGAGGCCGCCGAGGCCGCCTTCCGCTCCGTCGGTCTCCGGCCCCAGCGCATCATCAAGGACACCGTTTCCCTTTACGCCGAGAAATTCCGCTTCGCCCGCCTGGCTCCCTTCGTTGTGCACGCCAGCCTGCTGCTGATCTTCGCCGGCGTCATGATCGATGGCCTGTGGGGCTATCGCGGCTACATCTCCCTGGTTCCAGGCGAGACCGGCCGGCAGATCGAGATGCGCGACGGCACGCGCAAGACCCTTCCCTTTTCCCTGCGTTGCGATGGCACCGGACAGGAGAACTATCCCGACGGAAGTCCCCAGCGCTGGTGGTCGAAGCTGGCTGTCATCGAAGACGGTCACCAGACTCAGGCCAAAGAGATCGCCGTGAATGATCCCCTGGTCCATCGGGGGATCCGCTTTTTCCAATCGGGCTACGGTCCGACCGGCGAGTTGCAGGCGGTCAAGGTGACGGCCACGGCCAAGGCCGGCGGCGCCCGGCAGACACTCGAACTGGCGCCCGACAAGACCGTGTCCCTCGACCCCGCTACAACCGTCCGCCTGGCGCAGTTCGTCCCCGATTTCGAGATCGCCGGCAACCAGATTCAGACGCGCTCGCAGCAGCCCAACAACCCGGCCCTCCAACTTGTCGTCACCACCGCCAAGGGAGACGTTTCCGCCTGGCTTTTTCCCAAGATGCCCGAGTTCGCCCACGGCAACGATTCCCCCTACGACTTCGCAGTCGCCGGGATGGAGCCGCAGCATTACACCGGGCTCGAGGTTTCCTACGAGCCGGGGCAATGGGGCGTGTGGGCCGGCGTCATCCTGATGGGCTTCGCGCTGGCGCTGGTTTTCTACTTCGTCCACATCCGCTTCTGGGCGGTCCCGGTGGACGACGGCCGCGGACGACTGGTCCTGTGGGTGGGCGCTTCGGCCAGCAAGAACCGGGACGAGGTCGAGCAGCGTTTCAATCACCTCGTCCTATTGATCGAGAACAACCTGGAGGCTGCCGCCGCCGCAGCGCGCGAGACGCACCGCGCCTCGGAACTGGTGGCGCACTAG
- the ccsA gene encoding cytochrome c biogenesis protein CcsA, protein MLLAFVWSIAVLTLFVQKRYGVKVVGTITMPLAALGIILMQLLPSDIHPLVPALQSTWLHIHVTLAMLSYAACAVSFALAMMFLIQDNMRTESFLANTSVFVSLIYAAIITRFAEGGLKVAAFDPQSNSEFIIQRGQSLMVVIPNLGWMFLLAMIVTLVPTGLYFWGWFAGDENKYRMADAAFFVGMLFQVLATAAFITRARDGAYPSPMADGLFATRLSTSPFILSGLIAGLMASLLYLMLKWRREGLQEMLPSAGRLDSLTYKTIGIAFPLLTLMIAAGAYWANQTWGSYWSWDPKETAALITWIVYAGYLHMRIARGWRGRRAAYFAILGFAVVMFTFFGVTYLLPGLHAYA, encoded by the coding sequence ATGCTGCTCGCGTTTGTCTGGTCCATCGCCGTGCTGACCCTGTTCGTGCAGAAGCGCTATGGCGTGAAAGTGGTCGGGACCATCACCATGCCGCTGGCCGCGCTGGGCATCATCCTCATGCAGTTGCTGCCCTCCGACATTCACCCGCTGGTGCCGGCGCTGCAATCCACCTGGCTGCACATCCACGTCACCCTCGCCATGCTGTCTTATGCCGCCTGCGCCGTCAGCTTCGCCCTGGCCATGATGTTCCTCATCCAGGACAACATGCGCACGGAATCGTTCCTGGCCAATACCAGCGTGTTCGTCAGTCTCATCTACGCCGCCATCATCACGCGCTTCGCCGAGGGCGGCCTCAAGGTCGCCGCCTTCGACCCCCAGAGCAACAGCGAGTTCATCATCCAGCGCGGGCAGTCGCTGATGGTCGTCATCCCCAATCTGGGATGGATGTTCCTGCTGGCCATGATCGTCACCCTGGTTCCCACCGGCCTCTACTTTTGGGGATGGTTTGCCGGCGATGAGAACAAGTACCGCATGGCCGACGCCGCCTTCTTCGTCGGCATGCTCTTCCAGGTGCTGGCCACGGCGGCCTTCATCACCCGCGCCCGCGACGGCGCCTATCCCTCCCCCATGGCCGACGGTCTCTTCGCCACCCGGCTCTCCACCAGCCCCTTCATCCTCTCCGGGCTGATCGCGGGCCTGATGGCCTCGCTGCTCTACCTGATGTTGAAGTGGAGAAGGGAAGGATTGCAGGAGATGTTGCCCTCGGCCGGGCGCCTCGACAGCCTGACCTACAAGACCATCGGCATCGCCTTCCCGCTCTTGACCCTGATGATCGCCGCCGGCGCGTACTGGGCCAATCAGACGTGGGGCTCGTACTGGAGCTGGGACCCGAAAGAAACCGCGGCGCTGATCACCTGGATCGTGTACGCCGGCTATCTGCACATGCGCATCGCGCGCGGCTGGCGCGGACGCCGCGCCGCCTACTTCGCCATCCTCGGCTTCGCCGTGGTCATGTTCACGTTCTTCGGAGTCACGTACCTCTTACCGGGGCTGCACGCCTACGCTTAA